The Saxibacter everestensis genome has a window encoding:
- a CDS encoding carboxylesterase/lipase family protein codes for MNTETVDVSTTAGTVRGIQREGSAAFLGIPFAEAPVGDLRFAAPVPHAPWEGVREATAFGATPQRKALMEVTLIPEPSYPGESTLNVNVFTPAPATDAALPVLVYIHGGGFVAGSPASPWYDGAAFNRDGVVTVSVSYRLGFDGFGWIEDAPHNRGVLDWLLALEWVRDNIAAFGGDPTRVTISGQSAGGAAVTTLLGMPRAQGLFSQAYSISGPMADISLDQAEDFGRRFAQEAGVPPTRAGLSSLTDEQIIAVQERLASVGPAAEPTPDGPLAVPIAGLRALVGEGLTLAPVVDGELIPGPALDSLRAGIGHDKGFILGATDDEFSMMLAGARDSLEHVPPEAILDQLGLIGDGLNAYLAANEANRHTADVVGRFVTDKMFRSAALLIAEARGDAATWLYRFSWQSPVFGAAVHCLDMPFIFDCLALDRVEAIAGSEPPQVLADNVHGDVVAFIRDGDPGWPRFDRSTETAKIFDAPSHVEQHAYDAVKALLPIPVA; via the coding sequence ATGAACACAGAGACAGTCGATGTCAGCACCACTGCGGGCACGGTCCGCGGCATCCAACGCGAAGGGTCGGCCGCTTTCCTCGGCATCCCTTTCGCCGAAGCGCCCGTCGGTGACCTGCGCTTCGCCGCCCCAGTCCCGCACGCGCCATGGGAAGGTGTGCGCGAAGCGACCGCGTTCGGCGCGACTCCCCAGCGCAAAGCGCTGATGGAGGTCACGCTCATCCCCGAGCCGTCGTACCCTGGCGAGTCCACGCTAAACGTCAACGTGTTCACGCCAGCCCCGGCGACGGACGCAGCACTTCCGGTGCTCGTGTACATCCACGGCGGCGGCTTCGTCGCAGGTTCTCCTGCCAGCCCGTGGTACGACGGCGCCGCGTTCAATCGCGACGGCGTCGTGACGGTGAGCGTGTCATATCGGCTTGGATTCGACGGCTTCGGCTGGATCGAGGATGCCCCGCACAATCGCGGGGTGCTGGACTGGCTTCTCGCCCTGGAATGGGTGCGCGACAACATCGCCGCGTTCGGCGGAGACCCGACGCGCGTGACGATTTCCGGCCAGTCCGCCGGCGGCGCGGCCGTCACGACGCTGCTCGGGATGCCGCGCGCCCAGGGATTGTTCTCGCAGGCTTACTCCATCTCCGGGCCCATGGCCGATATCAGCCTCGACCAGGCGGAGGACTTCGGGCGCCGATTCGCCCAGGAGGCGGGAGTCCCGCCGACCCGCGCCGGCCTCTCGTCGCTCACCGACGAGCAGATCATCGCTGTGCAGGAACGGCTCGCATCCGTCGGCCCGGCAGCTGAGCCGACACCGGATGGCCCACTCGCCGTCCCGATCGCAGGACTGCGCGCCCTCGTAGGCGAAGGACTTACACTCGCCCCTGTTGTTGACGGCGAACTGATCCCCGGACCGGCGCTGGACTCCTTGCGAGCCGGAATCGGCCACGACAAGGGTTTCATCCTGGGCGCGACAGACGACGAGTTCTCGATGATGCTCGCCGGTGCCCGAGACTCACTCGAGCACGTGCCGCCCGAGGCTATCCTCGATCAACTCGGACTCATCGGCGACGGGCTCAACGCATACCTCGCCGCCAACGAAGCGAATCGCCATACCGCTGATGTCGTGGGCCGATTCGTCACCGACAAAATGTTCCGGTCAGCCGCCCTGCTGATCGCGGAAGCCCGCGGCGACGCGGCGACATGGCTCTACCGATTCTCCTGGCAGTCGCCCGTGTTCGGAGCGGCAGTGCACTGCCTGGACATGCCATTCATCTTCGACTGTCTGGCGTTGGACCGTGTCGAAGCTATTGCGGGATCCGAGCCGCCGCAAGTTCTCGCCGACAATGTGCACGGCGACGTGGTCGCATTCATCCGCGACGGTGACCCGGGATGGCCGCGCTTCGACCGGTCCACTGAGACGGCAAAGATATTCGATGCTCCCTCCCACGTCGAGCAACACGCATACGACGCGGTGAAGGCGCTCCTGCCTATACCCGTCGCATAG
- a CDS encoding MFS transporter, which yields MSTPLTPPGTSEPRGTSAPVESLIPPNTTEAPQVIPPDTTDQSGTLSPTANSRLLPSIGITTLILFAAYAGLIAVLLPNQVTAIDATHKVGNLAIVTTVSFVFTLFAQPIVGAFSDRTRSRHGRRAPWMIIGVAVAAVFLIGLGSLQSILWITVFWVIIQVALNAMQGPLTAITPDRFPRSRRGVASAMLGLGSGIGGTVGVIAAGQLANNVGVGYTAFGIAVLVVTLIFVLLNRDFSSKGVVHPPFNWKNFFAGFWISPRKHPDFAWAFAARFLFILGYFVAFTYQLFILTDYIGLSLNAANSTIGLISIASLITTVISVPLAGWLSDKLGRRKVFIYVASVLMIVGLLMPLLMPNVTGMLAMSAINGFGFGLYMSCDTALMTEVLPGGGTGAGKDLGILNVATNIPQSMSAALAALIITFFGGYPALFVFAMICVAAAAFVIIPIKSVR from the coding sequence ATGTCCACCCCGCTTACCCCGCCCGGCACTTCGGAGCCCCGCGGCACCTCGGCCCCCGTCGAGAGTCTGATTCCGCCAAACACGACCGAAGCCCCGCAGGTGATTCCGCCCGACACGACAGACCAGAGCGGCACGCTCAGCCCGACGGCCAATAGCCGCCTCCTGCCTTCAATCGGGATCACGACCCTGATATTGTTTGCCGCCTACGCCGGCCTGATCGCGGTACTACTGCCCAACCAGGTGACAGCGATCGATGCGACTCACAAGGTGGGAAACCTCGCGATCGTCACCACGGTTTCGTTCGTGTTTACGCTGTTCGCGCAACCCATCGTCGGCGCATTCAGCGACCGTACCCGTTCACGACACGGCCGACGCGCGCCGTGGATGATCATCGGAGTCGCCGTCGCAGCCGTGTTCCTAATCGGCCTCGGCAGCCTGCAGTCGATCCTCTGGATCACCGTGTTCTGGGTGATCATCCAGGTCGCACTGAATGCGATGCAGGGACCGTTGACCGCAATCACCCCCGACCGATTCCCACGAAGCCGACGTGGCGTCGCTTCGGCAATGCTCGGCCTCGGCAGCGGAATCGGCGGCACTGTCGGTGTGATCGCCGCCGGCCAGCTCGCCAACAACGTCGGCGTCGGCTACACCGCATTCGGCATCGCAGTACTGGTTGTCACCCTGATTTTCGTGCTATTAAACCGCGACTTCTCCAGCAAGGGCGTCGTACATCCACCCTTCAACTGGAAGAACTTCTTCGCGGGTTTCTGGATCAGCCCCCGCAAGCACCCGGACTTCGCCTGGGCTTTCGCGGCACGATTCCTGTTCATCCTGGGCTACTTTGTCGCTTTCACCTATCAGCTGTTCATCCTGACCGACTACATCGGCCTGAGCCTGAACGCAGCGAACTCGACCATCGGACTGATCAGCATCGCATCGCTCATCACGACGGTCATCTCGGTGCCGCTGGCAGGCTGGCTGAGCGACAAGCTGGGTCGGCGCAAGGTGTTCATCTACGTCGCGTCGGTGCTAATGATCGTCGGCTTGCTGATGCCGCTGTTGATGCCGAACGTCACCGGCATGCTTGCCATGTCGGCGATCAACGGTTTCGGCTTCGGTCTCTACATGTCTTGTGATACCGCCTTGATGACCGAGGTACTTCCCGGCGGCGGAACCGGTGCCGGCAAAGACCTTGGCATCCTCAACGTGGCAACCAATATTCCACAGTCGATGAGCGCCGCTCTCGCCGCCCTGATCATCACCTTCTTCGGCGGATACCCGGCACTGTTCGTCTTTGCAATGATCTGCGTCGCCGCGGCTGCGTTCGTGATCATCCCGATCAAGAGTGTGCGCTAA
- a CDS encoding ROK family protein: MSTAATDPVNRGAATTLVSGDVRRHNLAIVTRFLVSNGPSSRSQISDGTGLTRGTVTALAAALTDAGIVRESGPIVNGTKGRPLTLLKLAADDMALLALQLDADQATALVVSLAGETLFRHTEQHGRPMGRPDVVLDVAARVLKAGLDATAALQRRIADLTVVVFAPVGGEPAQVLADTDLGWDTVDVIGGLRARNPDLPPTVRLSPDASVAALAEHSKLTGVRDMLYLKSNSGIGGALIVAGRLVEGAHGFAGALGHLPIDHDGALCLCGQHGCLVTVAGPDVVLAAAGLGENLERDGLTAALTELTRRIRAGEKRATAAWDDAAVWVARALQILTISFDPEVIVLGGYWADLVEPVRRAFVRNHPTIAGARLWTDPQVMPGQLGDDAALLGTVWIARDRLLEDPLNIAI, from the coding sequence ATGAGCACGGCGGCAACTGACCCGGTGAATCGCGGAGCCGCGACCACCCTTGTCAGCGGTGATGTGCGTCGCCACAATCTCGCCATCGTCACCCGCTTCCTGGTCTCAAATGGGCCGAGTTCGCGCAGTCAGATCTCGGACGGCACGGGATTGACACGCGGAACCGTCACCGCGCTCGCTGCAGCACTGACGGACGCTGGCATTGTCCGCGAGTCAGGGCCGATCGTGAACGGCACTAAAGGGCGGCCGCTCACCCTACTCAAGCTGGCAGCAGACGATATGGCACTCCTCGCGCTGCAGTTGGATGCCGACCAGGCCACCGCCCTTGTCGTTTCCCTGGCCGGTGAAACGCTGTTTCGACATACTGAACAGCACGGCCGGCCGATGGGCAGACCTGATGTCGTACTCGATGTCGCTGCCCGGGTACTCAAGGCCGGATTAGATGCGACAGCCGCACTCCAGCGTCGGATCGCCGATCTGACCGTTGTCGTGTTCGCGCCCGTCGGCGGCGAACCGGCGCAGGTACTCGCGGATACCGATCTCGGCTGGGACACCGTGGACGTCATCGGTGGCCTTCGCGCGCGCAATCCCGATCTGCCGCCCACTGTCCGGCTTAGCCCCGATGCCTCGGTCGCGGCACTTGCCGAACACAGCAAGCTCACCGGGGTACGCGACATGCTTTACCTCAAGAGCAACTCGGGCATTGGCGGCGCGCTGATCGTCGCCGGGCGACTCGTCGAAGGCGCACACGGTTTCGCCGGCGCACTCGGCCACCTTCCGATCGACCACGACGGCGCGCTGTGCCTGTGCGGCCAACACGGATGCCTCGTCACCGTCGCAGGTCCCGACGTGGTGCTCGCCGCGGCAGGGCTGGGCGAGAACCTGGAGCGCGACGGCCTGACCGCGGCTCTCACCGAGCTGACCCGTCGCATCCGAGCCGGCGAGAAGCGCGCCACGGCGGCCTGGGATGATGCGGCGGTGTGGGTCGCTCGCGCCCTGCAGATCCTCACCATTTCCTTCGACCCCGAGGTCATCGTCCTCGGCGGGTATTGGGCCGATTTGGTCGAGCCAGTTAGACGTGCCTTTGTCCGGAACCACCCGACGATCGCAGGTGCCAGGCTCTGGACCGACCCGCAGGTGATGCCTGGGCAGCTCGGCGATGATGCGGCATTACTGGGCACGGTGTGGATCGCGCGTGACCGGCTCCTGGAGGATCCGCTCAACATCGCCATTTAA
- a CDS encoding TetR/AcrR family transcriptional regulator, with the protein MTGRGRYAKGVAKREEILRTALEVFSRQGYRGSSLRELAAAVNLSQAGLLHYFDSKEELFAEILRKRDELDDEAYTAPGDALGTMVAVMRHNAEVPGLVKLYTTISAAATEPDHPAHPFFVRRYEEMRQILAESIRTKQESGELDTKLDAEKLAAIMLAVADGMQLQWQFDSRHGMADHVEYLWSVLTGVEKLITR; encoded by the coding sequence ATGACAGGCAGGGGACGTTACGCAAAGGGGGTGGCCAAGCGCGAGGAGATTCTGCGCACGGCACTTGAGGTATTCTCCCGCCAGGGTTATCGCGGGAGCTCACTCCGTGAACTTGCCGCCGCGGTGAACCTGAGCCAAGCCGGACTCCTGCACTATTTCGACTCCAAAGAGGAGCTCTTCGCCGAGATTCTGCGCAAGCGCGATGAACTCGACGACGAGGCATACACGGCTCCGGGCGACGCCCTGGGGACGATGGTGGCCGTAATGCGACACAACGCAGAGGTGCCCGGGCTGGTGAAACTCTATACAACCATTTCCGCCGCGGCGACCGAGCCGGACCATCCGGCACACCCCTTCTTTGTCCGTCGATACGAGGAAATGCGGCAGATTCTGGCCGAGAGTATTCGCACGAAGCAAGAATCCGGCGAACTCGATACAAAGCTCGACGCGGAAAAACTTGCGGCCATCATGCTCGCGGTCGCCGACGGCATGCAACTGCAATGGCAATTCGACTCGCGTCACGGCATGGCCGACCACGTCGAGTACTTGTGGTCCGTGCTCACTGGCGTCGAAAAACTCATCACCCGATAG
- a CDS encoding glycoside hydrolase family 3 protein, with product MAQPYDDRLTELLDRLTLEEKVQLLTGRDFWTTWPMEKIGLRRILVSDGPSGVRGEAWDERDPSLNLPSATALSSAWDPAIAYRYGSVSASEAHRKGVDVVLGPTINLHRSPYGGRHFEAFSEDPLLTAELAAAYVSGVQDNGVGATPKHYVANDFETDRFTVDVQVSDRALRELYLLAFEKAITEAKAWLVMSSYNSINGTTATENHLLETPLNTEWGFDGVVISDWTGVRSVESAKHSQDLAMPGPAGAWGGALVTAVRMGEVQESAIDRKVLRLLALAARVGALDGFESVQANPVPIEDGLAFAREAAAAGTVLVRNQSELPWSAETLSSVAVVGHNAKFARSQGGGSATVLPVRVISPLDGVREALPGVDVSYSIGAIVQEGVVELPLEQIMNPRTGEAGVLTRFLHADGTELFAEDRRSTALVWFGGDAPIADANLLELTTRYTPEESGEILLGFASIGHARIYVDDELVLDRILLPEGDDLGAAFLAPPSVSASVAVTAGMPLAVRVEVELEDRVGALANAMAFTFGLEPDDSDPDELMAQAVTAARDADVALVVVGTNSRVESEGYDRDSLALPGRQDELVRAVAAANPRTVVVVNSGSPVLLPWRNDVAAVLFSYFGGQEFGHALADVLLGLREPGGRLPTTWPKTEGDLPVSDVTPANGVVRYDEGIHIGYRAWLKAGTAPAYPFGHGMGYTNWELTDATCGSAVEPGGIVEVAATVTNTGTRAGKQVVQVYAERPESTVDRPVRWLVGFAPVWAEASRSARVTIQVPARAFAYWDNGWQYEPGGYTLRVGTSAVELPHTLSVELNTAKLLSTAQVR from the coding sequence GTGGCGCAACCGTACGACGATCGCTTGACCGAACTGCTTGACCGGCTGACCCTGGAAGAAAAGGTGCAATTGCTGACCGGGCGGGACTTCTGGACAACCTGGCCGATGGAGAAGATCGGATTGCGGCGCATCCTCGTCTCGGACGGGCCGAGCGGTGTGCGCGGCGAGGCTTGGGACGAGCGTGACCCCTCACTCAACCTGCCGTCCGCGACCGCGTTGTCCTCGGCGTGGGACCCTGCTATCGCCTACCGCTACGGATCTGTGTCCGCTTCCGAAGCGCACCGCAAGGGTGTGGACGTTGTGCTCGGCCCGACCATCAACCTGCACCGCTCGCCGTATGGTGGCCGTCATTTCGAGGCCTTCAGCGAGGACCCGCTGCTGACCGCCGAACTTGCCGCAGCCTATGTCTCCGGCGTGCAGGACAACGGCGTCGGCGCTACCCCCAAACATTATGTGGCCAACGACTTCGAGACCGACCGTTTCACGGTCGACGTGCAGGTGAGCGACCGCGCCCTGCGCGAGCTGTATCTGCTTGCCTTCGAGAAAGCGATCACAGAGGCCAAAGCGTGGCTTGTCATGAGCTCGTACAATTCGATCAACGGGACGACGGCGACCGAAAACCATCTGCTCGAGACCCCTTTGAACACCGAATGGGGTTTCGACGGCGTGGTCATCAGCGACTGGACCGGGGTGCGCTCGGTGGAGAGCGCGAAGCATTCCCAGGACCTTGCGATGCCTGGCCCCGCCGGTGCGTGGGGCGGCGCCCTCGTTACTGCGGTGCGTATGGGAGAAGTACAGGAATCTGCCATTGATCGCAAAGTTTTGCGTCTACTGGCGCTGGCTGCTCGCGTTGGCGCCCTCGACGGCTTCGAATCGGTGCAGGCGAATCCGGTGCCCATCGAGGACGGTCTCGCTTTCGCACGAGAGGCGGCCGCAGCCGGCACCGTGCTGGTGCGCAATCAGAGCGAACTGCCGTGGTCGGCCGAAACGCTTTCATCTGTCGCCGTGGTCGGCCACAACGCGAAGTTCGCGCGCAGCCAGGGTGGTGGAAGCGCCACCGTGCTGCCGGTGAGAGTGATCTCGCCGCTCGACGGCGTCCGCGAGGCGCTGCCAGGCGTGGACGTCTCCTATTCCATCGGCGCGATCGTACAGGAAGGCGTAGTCGAGCTACCGCTTGAACAGATCATGAACCCGCGCACCGGCGAAGCAGGGGTGTTGACGCGCTTCCTTCACGCAGATGGGACCGAACTTTTCGCTGAGGACCGCCGCTCCACCGCCCTGGTCTGGTTCGGCGGCGATGCCCCGATCGCCGACGCGAACCTGCTCGAACTGACCACCCGCTACACGCCGGAGGAGAGCGGCGAGATACTGCTCGGCTTCGCCTCGATCGGCCATGCCCGCATATATGTCGACGACGAGCTCGTGCTCGATCGCATTCTCCTGCCGGAGGGCGACGATCTTGGCGCCGCCTTCCTGGCCCCGCCCTCGGTATCCGCATCGGTCGCGGTCACTGCCGGCATGCCGCTCGCCGTACGTGTCGAGGTTGAGCTGGAGGACCGGGTCGGGGCCCTTGCGAACGCGATGGCTTTCACCTTCGGGCTGGAACCAGACGACTCCGACCCAGATGAACTGATGGCCCAGGCGGTTACTGCAGCGCGGGACGCGGATGTCGCGCTCGTCGTCGTCGGCACCAACTCACGGGTGGAATCTGAGGGCTACGACCGCGACTCGCTGGCACTCCCGGGGCGACAGGACGAACTTGTGCGTGCCGTCGCGGCAGCGAACCCGCGAACCGTCGTCGTTGTGAATTCCGGATCACCCGTGCTGCTGCCGTGGCGTAACGATGTCGCGGCGGTTCTGTTCAGCTACTTCGGCGGCCAGGAGTTCGGCCACGCCCTCGCCGACGTGCTCCTCGGCCTGCGAGAACCCGGCGGACGCCTGCCGACGACGTGGCCAAAGACCGAGGGTGACCTTCCGGTGAGCGACGTGACACCCGCCAACGGGGTTGTGCGCTATGACGAAGGCATTCACATCGGTTACCGCGCCTGGCTCAAAGCCGGTACGGCACCGGCATACCCATTCGGGCATGGAATGGGTTACACGAACTGGGAGCTGACGGACGCCACTTGCGGTAGCGCGGTCGAGCCCGGTGGGATAGTCGAAGTTGCCGCGACCGTCACGAACACGGGTACACGCGCGGGCAAACAGGTCGTTCAGGTGTACGCCGAGCGCCCCGAGTCGACGGTGGATCGACCCGTGCGTTGGCTGGTCGGCTTCGCACCCGTGTGGGCCGAGGCCTCCCGCTCGGCCAGGGTGACGATTCAGGTGCCGGCGCGGGCTTTCGCCTACTGGGACAACGGTTGGCAGTACGAGCCCGGCGGCTACACGCTCCGCGTGGGCACGAGCGCCGTAGAGTTGCCGCACACATTATCTGTGGAACTCAACACGGCCAAGCTGTTATCGACGGCGCAGGTTCGCTAA
- a CDS encoding LysE family translocator, which translates to MISLAAASGMALVELGMALTPGPNMVYLVSRSISQGWRAGMMSLAGTAVGFVVYMTMANLGLAAVFIVVPWLYTALKVAGAVYLLWLAYKTLRPGGMSLFETQDLPRDTAGKLFRMGLVTNLLNPKAAIMYLALIPQFVDQGAGNVVAQGFQLGAIQIAVAMAVNGVIILAAGSIAVFLQRKPMWMRWQRWATGTLLGAVGVKLALDAPVPAGSG; encoded by the coding sequence TTGATCTCGCTTGCAGCTGCCTCAGGCATGGCCCTTGTTGAGTTGGGAATGGCGCTCACGCCCGGGCCCAACATGGTCTACTTGGTCTCCCGCAGTATCAGCCAGGGATGGCGCGCCGGCATGATGTCTCTGGCCGGCACCGCAGTCGGGTTCGTTGTGTATATGACGATGGCGAACCTCGGGCTTGCGGCAGTGTTCATCGTGGTTCCCTGGCTCTACACCGCGCTCAAGGTGGCCGGTGCGGTCTACTTGCTCTGGCTGGCTTACAAGACCCTCCGCCCGGGCGGTATGTCTCTGTTCGAGACCCAAGACCTTCCCCGCGATACCGCCGGCAAGCTCTTCCGGATGGGGCTCGTGACGAACCTGCTGAATCCGAAAGCGGCGATCATGTACCTAGCGCTGATTCCTCAGTTCGTCGATCAAGGTGCCGGAAACGTGGTAGCCCAGGGGTTCCAGCTGGGAGCCATCCAGATCGCAGTGGCCATGGCCGTGAATGGGGTAATCATCCTCGCGGCGGGGTCGATCGCAGTGTTTCTTCAGCGCAAGCCCATGTGGATGCGCTGGCAGCGGTGGGCCACAGGGACCCTTCTTGGCGCGGTGGGCGTGAAGCTGGCACTTGATGCGCCAGTCCCGGCGGGGTCCGGGTAG
- a CDS encoding metallopeptidase family protein — translation MVEMTREEFEAAVSDALDLIPEDLAREMNNVVVVVEDAAPADQPGLLGLYEGTPLTERGDSWAMGSLPDHITIFREPTLQFCSGADQVRDEVAVTVVHEIAHHFGIDDERLHELGWS, via the coding sequence ATGGTTGAGATGACGCGTGAAGAGTTCGAGGCGGCGGTATCGGATGCGCTCGACCTGATACCTGAGGATCTGGCCCGCGAAATGAATAACGTCGTTGTCGTTGTCGAGGACGCGGCCCCCGCGGATCAGCCTGGGCTTCTCGGGCTCTACGAGGGCACCCCGCTGACCGAGCGAGGCGACTCCTGGGCAATGGGGTCGCTGCCCGATCACATCACCATCTTTCGTGAACCGACCCTGCAGTTCTGTTCCGGCGCCGATCAGGTTCGCGACGAGGTGGCTGTGACGGTTGTGCACGAGATAGCCCACCACTTCGGCATCGACGACGAGCGGCTGCATGAGCTCGGCTGGAGCTAA
- a CDS encoding cation diffusion facilitator family transporter, producing MGSGHSHGLPTTSAGKHWRSMVIVLCVALTVLVIEVIGAWISGSLALLADAGHMLTDAAGIGIALIATRLAARPASAQRTYGLQRAEILAALTNAIILLVIATFIVAEAVGRFGAEAEVAPVPMLIFGGIGLVANAVSMLILAKGQKESLNVRGAYLEVLGDLLGSVAVIVAAIVIALTGFVAADSIASLLIAAMIVPRAWSLLRDVVDVLLESTPRGVDLEKVREHMLSVPGVIDMHDVHAWTITSGVPVMSAHIVVDAEWLDADGIDQVLDHLLTCLKGHFEVDHCTFQIEPLAHAEHESHVHH from the coding sequence ATGGGATCAGGACATTCGCACGGACTACCGACCACATCCGCAGGCAAGCACTGGCGCTCGATGGTAATCGTGCTGTGCGTTGCGCTCACGGTGCTCGTCATCGAGGTGATCGGCGCCTGGATATCGGGTTCGCTCGCCCTGCTTGCCGACGCGGGACACATGCTGACCGACGCAGCGGGAATCGGCATAGCGCTCATCGCCACTCGGCTTGCAGCGCGCCCGGCCAGCGCACAGCGCACCTACGGTCTGCAGCGCGCGGAGATTCTCGCGGCGTTGACCAACGCCATCATCCTGCTCGTTATCGCCACCTTCATTGTCGCCGAAGCCGTGGGTCGATTCGGTGCGGAGGCAGAGGTGGCGCCGGTGCCAATGCTGATCTTCGGCGGCATCGGCCTGGTCGCGAATGCGGTTTCGATGCTGATCCTGGCGAAGGGGCAGAAAGAGAGCCTCAATGTGCGCGGCGCGTACCTCGAGGTTCTTGGCGATCTGCTGGGCTCGGTCGCCGTCATAGTGGCCGCCATCGTCATCGCACTGACCGGCTTCGTTGCGGCGGATTCGATAGCCTCGCTGCTTATCGCGGCGATGATCGTGCCACGGGCGTGGTCGCTGCTTCGCGATGTCGTGGACGTGCTCCTTGAGTCGACTCCGCGCGGTGTAGATCTGGAAAAGGTGCGGGAACACATGCTGTCGGTACCGGGCGTCATCGACATGCACGACGTCCATGCCTGGACGATTACCTCAGGCGTGCCCGTGATGTCGGCGCATATCGTCGTCGACGCCGAATGGCTGGATGCCGACGGCATCGATCAGGTGCTCGACCACCTGCTGACCTGCCTGAAAGGCCACTTCGAAGTGGATCACTGCACGTTCCAGATTGAGCCGTTGGCCCACGCCGAGCACGAGTCGCACGTGCACCACTAA
- a CDS encoding PfkB family carbohydrate kinase, which yields MMAGNAPDERAAEQAPMVGEPHDPLLSLRSGRSDEPEFDLALIGTVFFDIVFTGLGGDPHPGTEVHAQGMGSCPGGTANLAVAAARLGLRTTLASAFGEDVYGDFCWETLETGERVDLSASYRVPDWHSPVTVSAAYAGDRSMMTHEHEAPVPVADLAARLPQSAAVFAPLSTRFPTWVRDRAAAGALVFADVGWDSTLVWSEETLAGLEHCHAFMPNTREAIAYTRQDDPRGACKALAERVPLAVVTRGDHGAIAIDSGTGEEAEVDGLAMDAVDPTGAGDVFGAALMMGTLAGWPLSQRLRLANLCAALSVQYIGGSLSAPGWADIAIWYAQMRAVGDKRLRSEYAFLGDLIPTQWRPTLDRRSVATIGLRTRADSLEGNGVDSE from the coding sequence ATGATGGCTGGCAATGCCCCCGATGAGCGGGCGGCCGAACAGGCGCCCATGGTCGGCGAGCCGCACGACCCGCTGCTGTCTCTGCGTTCCGGACGTTCAGATGAGCCCGAGTTCGACCTTGCCCTGATCGGCACTGTCTTCTTCGACATCGTGTTCACCGGACTGGGCGGAGACCCGCATCCCGGCACCGAGGTGCATGCACAGGGAATGGGATCCTGTCCCGGCGGCACCGCCAACCTGGCCGTCGCGGCCGCCCGGCTCGGCCTGCGCACAACTCTCGCGTCGGCTTTCGGCGAAGATGTATACGGCGATTTCTGCTGGGAAACACTCGAGACCGGCGAGCGGGTGGACCTTTCGGCCTCGTACCGGGTGCCGGACTGGCATTCCCCTGTGACGGTATCCGCTGCTTACGCCGGCGACCGAAGCATGATGACGCACGAACACGAGGCTCCGGTTCCAGTCGCCGACCTCGCCGCGCGGCTGCCGCAATCGGCTGCAGTATTCGCACCATTGTCCACGCGCTTTCCGACCTGGGTGCGCGACCGCGCCGCGGCCGGTGCCCTGGTCTTCGCCGACGTCGGCTGGGACTCAACGCTCGTCTGGTCCGAAGAGACTCTCGCGGGCCTTGAACACTGTCATGCCTTCATGCCGAATACCCGGGAGGCGATTGCCTACACTCGGCAGGACGATCCGCGTGGCGCCTGCAAGGCGTTGGCCGAACGGGTGCCGCTCGCGGTGGTGACCCGCGGGGATCACGGTGCGATCGCCATCGATTCCGGTACCGGAGAGGAAGCCGAAGTCGACGGGCTTGCGATGGACGCGGTCGATCCGACCGGAGCCGGGGATGTCTTCGGCGCCGCCTTGATGATGGGTACGCTGGCCGGCTGGCCACTTTCTCAGCGGCTGCGTCTGGCGAACCTCTGCGCGGCGCTTTCCGTCCAGTACATCGGGGGATCGCTGAGCGCTCCGGGCTGGGCTGATATCGCCATCTGGTACGCACAGATGCGGGCGGTTGGCGACAAGCGGCTGCGGAGCGAATACGCCTTCCTTGGCGACCTCATTCCGACGCAGTGGCGGCCCACCCTTGACCGGCGGTCGGTGGCGACTATCGGGCTGAGGACGAGGGCAGATAGCCTCGAGGGGAACGGAGTCGACAGTGAGTAG
- the ybaK gene encoding Cys-tRNA(Pro) deacylase, protein MTKTRSTNGTPAIRVLETAGIRFEVRAYDHDPAVRSFGTEAAAKLGVDPRRVFKTLLISVDDELVMAIIPVSAQLDLRALAAAIGGKKAVLAGVAEAERRTGYVVGGMSPFGQRRPVPAVLDNSALAFDRILISGGRRGLDVEVAPNDVVMLTDARLARVARGD, encoded by the coding sequence ATGACGAAGACGCGGAGCACGAATGGAACCCCGGCTATCCGGGTTCTGGAGACAGCAGGTATCAGGTTCGAGGTGCGCGCCTATGACCATGATCCTGCCGTCCGGAGTTTCGGAACGGAAGCTGCCGCAAAGCTCGGTGTCGATCCCCGGCGCGTCTTCAAAACCCTGCTGATCTCGGTGGACGACGAACTCGTCATGGCCATCATCCCGGTCAGCGCCCAACTGGACCTGCGGGCGCTTGCGGCTGCGATCGGCGGCAAGAAGGCGGTGCTCGCCGGCGTCGCCGAGGCTGAGCGGCGCACAGGTTACGTCGTCGGGGGGATGAGTCCGTTCGGCCAGCGCAGGCCGGTGCCCGCCGTGCTGGACAACTCCGCACTGGCCTTCGATCGGATCCTGATCTCCGGTGGCCGTCGCGGTCTCGACGTCGAGGTGGCGCCGAACGATGTCGTCATGCTCACGGATGCGCGGCTCGCCCGCGTCGCCCGCGGCGACTAG